One genomic segment of Brassica napus cultivar Da-Ae chromosome A3, Da-Ae, whole genome shotgun sequence includes these proteins:
- the LOC106359552 gene encoding uncharacterized protein LOC106359552, translated as MSSPLHHKDDTSCQSPILSQYAVQHHRSNLDNIQDSEPLTQKSPDHCSPIQKSPDHISPIHKSPDPSSPVKNSPSPERKYPIHISPFTLPSLLHVSPVHTSPVHTTPELPVATPTTSLARRGVIYDASDHPNTPPFHHLLYQGLENFEPIYDLTPADDGPRLSFTPQPPLSPITRPHLTPNPSPTKSTDTGSGFAQHATSVNAFTATASSSRTPHHSSSVENHQGGQNESEVMELSDSSPAREALAHTPSDAELHLANELLRCPMHIEILMYMLAERHAQLFQGENLLFSTLHLTSIIQQKWRQFKAARIKDTFHWDKRISDFITTPGKKWMEDVTTVYTPMIWKDRHWVGLAINLDVGLVEILDPNPTLYSDSKVAEFMEPVTTSLPYLIKRFADPQLTQFRHLSPFAWN; from the exons ATGTCAAGTCCTCTGCATCACAAAGATGATACCTCGTGCCAGTCACCAATACTCAGCCAGTACGCTGTTCAACATCATCGCTCAAATCTAGACAACATACAAGATAGCGAACCGCTTACACAGAAATCACCTGACCACTGCTCACCCATCCAAAAATCCCCTGACCACATCTCGCCCATCCACAAATCACCTGACCCCAGCTCACCCGTCAAGAATTCGCCGTCACCTGAACGTAAATACCCAATTCACATCTCCCCGTTTACTTTGCCGTCACTCCTCCACGTGTCACCTGTCCATACCTCACCGGTGCACACCACGCCGGAACTGCCCGTAGCCACCCCAACGACTTCACTGGCACGAAGGGGAGTGATTTATGATGCGAGTGATCACCCCAACACCCCTCCTTTCCACCACTTACTCTACCAGGGTCTTGAAAACTTTGAGCCTATCTATGACCTAACACCCGCTGATGATGGTCCGAGACTTTCTTTTACCCCTCAACCTCCTTTATCTCCTATCACACGTCCCCATTTAACACCTAACCCATCTCCAACCAAGAGTACCGACACTGGATCAGGTTTTGCTCAACACGCTACTTCCGTTAATGCTTTTACAGCTACCGCCTCATCAAGCCGCACTCCACACCACAGCTCTTCTGTGGAAAACCACCAG GGAGGTCAAAACGAATCTGAAGTGATGGAACTAAGTGACTCTTCCCCTGCAAGAGAAGCTCTAGCGCACACTCCTTCTGATGCGGAGTTGCACTTAGCCAATGAACTCTTACGCTGTCCTATG CATATTGAGATTTTGATGTACATGCTAGCTGAGAGGCACGCTCAACTTTTCCAGGGAGAGAACCTCCTCTTTTCTACTCTGCATCTAACGTCCATTATTCAGCAAAAATGGAGACAGTTCAAAGCCGCTAGGATCAAAGACACATTTCATTGGGATAAGCGCATCTCAGATTTCATCACTACTCCAGGGAAGAAATGGATGGAGGATGTTACGACTGTGTACACACCCATGATTTGGAAAGATCGTCATTGGGTTGGTCTTGCTATCAATCTCGACGTGGGACTTGTTGAAATATTGGACCCCAACCCAACTTTGTATTCGGATAGCAAGGTGGCGGAATTTATGGAACCAGTTACAACGTCTCTGCCATACCTCATCAAACGGTTTGCTGATCCACAACTAACGCAGTTCCGCCATCTATCTCCTTTTGCTTGGAACTGA
- the LOC106359563 gene encoding uncharacterized protein LOC106359563 produces MTSNMATVKGSKIHSVSSWCTSIVGKFEAKDQVMLNEKKCSCKYFENIKIPCGHAMIAADGIGLPHITLVGHCYKTTTWRDTYAGAIYPEGNPRDVDIPEDVRECSLLPPLTKRPAGRRRKNRIPSTGEFPVPKKKKLVPNKCGRCRCEGHNRTNCTNPI; encoded by the exons ATGACGAGTAATATGGCCACAGTTAAGGGAAGCAAAATTCACTCTGTCTCGAGTTGGTGCACTTCTATTGTGGGGAAGTTTGAAGCAAAGGATCAAGTTATGCTCAATGAGAAGAAATGTTCGTGCAAGTATTTTGAGAATATTAAAATTCCGTGCGGCCATGCTATGATTGCAGCAGATGGAATAGGGCTGCCGCATATAACTTTGGTTGGTCATTGTTACAAGACAACAACATGGAGAGACACATATGCTGGTGCGATATACCCTGAAGGTAATCCCCGAGACGTGGACATTCCAGAGGATGTGAGAGAGTGTTCTTTGCTACCCCCTTTGACAAAGAGACCAGCAGGACGCCGTAGGAAAAACCGGATTCCTTCTACTGGAGAATTCCCG GTacctaagaagaagaaactagtTCCAAACAAGTGTGGAAGGTGCAGGTGTGAAGGACACAACAGGACAAACTGCACTAACCCCATATAG